In Geminocystis sp. NIES-3709, a single genomic region encodes these proteins:
- a CDS encoding flavin prenyltransferase UbiX, whose amino-acid sequence MSKSIIIGISGASGMIYAVRTLKYLLEAEYTVNVVASKASYMVWQEEDNIKVPQDPEVQEKFWRSYLQIPTKGKLICHRWGDVGASIASGSFRTLGMIVIPCSMSTVAKISHGLSTDLLERAADVQLKEGKPLVIVPRETPFSLIHLRNLTNLAEAGAKIVPAIPAWYHKPQSIEDLVDFVIARTLDQLNIDCIPLKRWKEQLRIDNE is encoded by the coding sequence ATGAGTAAATCAATAATTATCGGTATCAGTGGTGCATCAGGGATGATTTACGCCGTCAGGACTCTTAAATATCTCTTAGAAGCTGAATATACCGTTAATGTGGTAGCTTCAAAAGCCAGTTATATGGTTTGGCAAGAAGAAGATAATATAAAAGTACCTCAAGATCCAGAAGTACAAGAAAAATTCTGGCGATCGTATTTACAAATACCAACGAAAGGAAAATTAATTTGTCATCGTTGGGGAGATGTGGGAGCAAGTATTGCTAGTGGCTCATTTCGCACTCTTGGAATGATCGTAATACCATGCAGTATGAGTACTGTCGCAAAAATTAGTCATGGCTTAAGTACCGATTTACTAGAAAGAGCCGCAGATGTACAACTTAAAGAAGGAAAACCTTTAGTAATAGTACCGAGAGAAACCCCTTTTAGTTTAATTCATCTCAGAAATTTAACTAATTTAGCAGAAGCCGGAGCAAAAATTGTTCCCGCAATCCCCGCATGGTATCATAAACCCCAATCGATCGAAGATCTAGTAGATTTTGTCATTGCTCGTACTTTAGATCAATTAAATATAG